Proteins found in one Cervus canadensis isolate Bull #8, Minnesota chromosome 24, ASM1932006v1, whole genome shotgun sequence genomic segment:
- the HTR1D gene encoding 5-hydroxytryptamine receptor 1D encodes MSPPNQSAEGLLQGAPNRSLNATETPGAWDPGTLQALKIAFAVVLSIITLATVLSNAFVLTTIFLTKKLHTPANCLIGSLAMTDLLVSILVMPISIAYTTTHTWSFGQLLCDIWLSSDVTCCTASILHLCVIALDRYWAITDALEYSKRRTAGHAAAMIAMVWAISVCISIPPLFWRQAKTHEEMSDCLVNTSQISYTIYSTCGAFYIPSVLLIILYGRIYMAARNRILNPSSLYGKRFTTAHLITGSAGSSLCSLNPSLHEGHSHSAGSPLFFNHVKIKLADSVLERKRISAARERKATKTLGIILGAFIVCWLPFFVASLVLPICRDSCWIHPALFDFFTWLGYLNSLINPIIYTVFNEEFRQAFQKVVRFRKTC; translated from the coding sequence ATGTCCCCCCCAAACCAGTCAGCAGAAGGGCTTCTGCAGGGGGCTCCCAACAGATCCCTGAATGCCACAGAAACCCCAGGGGCTTGGGACCCAGGGACCCTCCAAgccctcaagattgcttttgccGTGGTCCTTTCCATCATCACCCTGGCCACAGTCCTTTCCAATGCCTTTGTGCTTACCACCATCTTCCTGACCAAGAAGCTCCATACCCCAGCCAACTGTCTCATTGGCTCCCTGGCCATGACCGACCTCTTGGTTTCCATCTTGGTCATGCCCATCAGCATCGCCTATACCACCACCCACACCTGGAGCTTCGGCCAACTCCTGTGTGACATCTGGCTGTCCTCTGACGTCACATGCTGCACGGCCTCTATCCTGCATCTCTGCGTCATTGCTCTGGACAGGTACTGGGCCATCACGGATGCCCTGGAGTACAGTAAACGCCGGACTGCGGGCCACGCAGCCGCCATGATCGCCATGGTCTGGGCCATCTCGGTCTGcatctccatcccacccctcttttGGCGGCAGGCCAAAACTCACGAAGAGATGTCGGACTGCCTGGTGAACACGTCTCAGATCTCCTACACTATCTACTCCACCTGTGGGGCCTTCTACATCCCGTCCGTGTTGCTCATCATCCTCTATGGCCGTATCTACATGGCCGCCCGAAACCGCATCCTGAACCCATCGTCCCTCTACGGGAAGCGCTTCACCACCGCGCATCTCATCACAGGCTCTGCAGGGTCCTCACTGTGCTCACTCAACCCCAGCCTTCACGAGGGGCATTCTCATTCAGCCGGCTCCCCTCTCTTTTTTAACCATGTGAAAATCAAGCTTGCCGATAGTGTCCTGGAACGCAAGAGGATTTCTGCTGCCCGAGAGAGGAAAGCCACAAAAACCCTGGGGATCATTCTGGGGGCCTTTATCGTCTGCTGGCTGCCCTTCTTTGTAGCATCTCTGGTCCTTCCCATCTGCAGAGACTCCTGCTGGATCCACCCAGCACTTTTTGACTTTTTCACCTGGCTAGGCTATCTGAACTCCCTCATCAATCCAATAATCTATACTGTGTTTAACGAAGAGTTTCGGCAAGCGTTTCAGAAAGTTGTCCGTTTCAGGAAAACCTGTTAG